A single genomic interval of Danio aesculapii chromosome 5, fDanAes4.1, whole genome shotgun sequence harbors:
- the apoa1a gene encoding apolipoprotein A-I encodes MKFVALALTLLLALGSQANLFQADAPTQLEHYKAAALVYLNQVKDQAEKALDNLDGTDYEQYKLQLSESLTKLQEYAQTTSQALTPYAETISTQLMENTKQLRERVMTDVEDLRSKLEPHRAELYTVMQKHFDEYREKLEPVFQEYSTLNRQNAEQLRAKLEPLMDDIRKAFESNVEETKSKFVPMVEAVRTKLTERLEELRTMAAPYAEEYKEQLVKAVEEAREKIAPHTQDLQTRMEPYMDNVRTTFAQMYETIAKAIQA; translated from the exons ATGAAATTCGTGGCTCTTGCACTGACTCTTCTCTTGGCTTTGG GTTCCCAGGCCAATTTATTCCAGGCTGATGCCCCGACCCAGCTGGAGCACTACAAGGCAGCAGCCTTGGTGTACCTGAACCAGGTCAAGGATCAGGCTGAGAAGGCCCTTGACAACCTGGACGGAACCGACTATGAGCAGTACAA ACTTCAGCTTTCAGAGAGCTTGACCAAGCTCCAGGAATATGCCCAGACCACCTCCCAGGCTCTGACCCCCTACGCCGAAACCATCTCCACCCAGTTGATGGAAAACACCAAGCAGCTGCGTGAGCGGGTCATGACTGACGTTGAGGATCTCCGGTCCAAGCTGGAGCCCCACCGTGCCGAGCTGTACACCGTGATGCAGAAGCACTTCGATGAGTACCGTGAGAAGCTGGAGCCCGTCTTCCAGGAGTACTCCACTCTGAACCGCCAAAACGCTGAGCAGCTGCGTGCCAAGCTGGAGCCCCTGATGGACGACATTAGGAAGGCCTTCGAGTCCAACGTTGAGGAAACCAAGTCCAAGTTTGTGCCGATGGTCGAGGCTGTTCGCACCAAGCTGACCGAGCGTCTGGAGGAGCTGAGGACCATGGCCGCCCCCTATGCCGAGGAGTACAAGGAGCAGCTGGTGAAGGCTGTCGAGGAGGCCAGGGAGAAGATCGCCCCACACACCCAGGACCTCCAGACCCGCATGGAGCCCTACATGGACAACGTGAGGACCACGTTTGCACAGATGTACGAGACCATCGCCAAGGCCATCCAGGCATAA
- the pafah1b2 gene encoding platelet-activating factor acetylhydrolase IB subunit beta — protein MSAEENPAAEPAPVADVQGDGRWMSQHNRFVQECKDAEPDVLFVGDSMVQLMQQYEVWRELFSPLHALNFGIGGDTTSNVMWRLQNGELENIRPRVVVVWVGTNNHEHTADQVAGGILAIAQLLLSRLPKSKMIVLGLLPRGEFPNPLREKNASVNNLLRASLPRLGPIQFLDTGSSFVHSDGTISSRDMFDYLHLTAGAYRTISTTLHELLLQLLEETPQERRASLV, from the exons ATGAGTGCGGAGGAAAATCCCGCTGCTGAACCTGCACCTGTGGCCGACGTGCAGGGTGATGGACGCTGGATGTCACAG CATAACCGGTTTGTGCAGGAGTGTAAGGATGCAGAGCCTGATGTTCTGTTTGTGGGGGACTCAATGGTGCAGCTTATGCAGCAGTACGAG GTGTGGAGGGAACTGTTCTCCCCTCTCCATGCTCTGAATTTTGGGATTGGTGGGGATACAACAAGCAATGTGATGTGGAGACTACAGAATGGAGAACTGGAGAACATCAGACCCCGG GTTGTGGTTGTATGGGTAGGAACTAATAACCATGAGCACACTGCAGATCAGGTTGCAGGAGGAATTTTAGCTATTGCGCAGTTACTTCTGTCTCGCCTCCCCAAATCCAAAATGATCGTTTTG GGCCTATTACCGAGAGGAGAGTTTCCAAACCCCCTGAGAGAGAAAAATGCATCCGTGAACAATTTACTTCGAGCATCACTTCCTCGACTCGGCCCCATTCAGTTTCTCGACACGGGGAGTAGTTTTGTTCACTCAGATGGGACTATTTCCTCTCGAGACATGTTCGACTACCTGCATCTCACCGCTGGTGCTTACAGGACCATTTCAACAACTCTCCACGAGCTGCTGCTTCAACTTCTGGAGGAAACGCCTCAGGAGAGGAGGGCTTCACTGGTTTAA
- the mpzl2b gene encoding myelin protein zero-like protein 2b: MSRMWIYLFSALYALVSTGVYQVEGMEVFTSSELEAVNGTEIRLKCTFKSNRPLSEEKTSVSWSFMPLGKTKEEPFFHYQGRAYPPPGGLFKDHVVWSGDVMNGDGSITLQDVQFSFNGTYSCQVLNPPDIQGFAGEIKLRVVQKVSFSEIGILAIAVGGSIGVILLILIIYIVVRVFRRRDEDMTIEMEDHRSKDQVL; encoded by the exons ATGAGCAGAATGTGGATTTACCTGTTTTCAGCGCTATATGCGCTTGTCTCTACAG GTGTATATCAGGTGGAAGGAATGGAGGTGTTTACATCCTCAGAGTTGGAGGCAGTCAATGGGACAGAAATACGTctcaaatgtacatttaaatctAACCGTCCGCTCTCTGAAGAAAAGACGTCTGTATCCTGGAGCTTCATGCCACTTGGAAAGACGAAAGAAGAACCT tttttccactacCAGGGAAGGGCATATCCTCCTCCTGGCGGCCTGTTTAAGGATCATGTGGTATGGTCTGGTGATGTAATGAATGGTGACGGATCCATCACACTGCAGGATGTGCAGTTCAGCTTTAATGGTACCTACAGCTGCCAAGTCCTAAATCCGCCCGACATCCAGGGCTTTGCAGGAGAGATCAAACTCCGAGTCGTTCAGAAAG TTTCATTCTCTGAAATCGGGATTCTGGCTATCGCTGTGGGTGGATCCATTGGCGTCATTCTCCTCATCCTAATCATCTACATCGTTGTGCGGGTATTTCGGAGACGGGATGAGGATATGACCATTGAGATGGAGGACCACAGGTCAAAGGATCAGGTTTTGTGA